A genomic region of Melanotaenia boesemani isolate fMelBoe1 chromosome 21, fMelBoe1.pri, whole genome shotgun sequence contains the following coding sequences:
- the daglb gene encoding diacylglycerol lipase-beta, producing MPGIVVFGRRWGIASDDLVFPGSFELWLRVIWWCGTMVLFTYHKGNFDCNGGGILHTYLVGLLVVLALIILSLCAIVYVSAQGTITNPGPRRSMPALVYLRALLYIPELVWACLGAVWVSDESRGCDPATVGSVIAAVVTSWIILLFTGLGVVFVFDPLGSPRPQQAATEPLGVRDMESSEGTQFLSTARSLAVKVWESRIRLLCCCLPQDESHRAAFSSIAQLFSNFFSDTDLVPSDIAAGLALLHQEQDKMELSRDPDVIVTHSPSSPIGQDLEIELEKAAHCMQFAAAAYGWPLYIYSNPLTGPCKLSGDCCRSRAAEYDIVGGDHLGCHFSSILQSTGLQYRDFIHVSFHNQIYEIPFFVALDHKREAVLVAVRGTLSLKDALTDLSAECENLPVDGVSGASYAHKGMCQAAGYIYKKLVNDGILNQAFSIAPEYKLVITGHSLGAGTASLLAILLRNSFPTLQCYSFSPPGGLLSKALADYSKSFVVSVVLGKDLVPRLSIPNMEDLKRRILKMVSNCNKPKYRILLQGCWYELFGGDPDDFPTEMENRREEQLSQPLLGEESLMIRHSSSYQSLASDDSPAHTAAHLPLFLPGRVLHITEDGPSRRSCFSQVRYRAEWSNEMAFRSILISPRMLTDHMPDAVLRALNSLTADRPFSLCQSSSNSSQHNTI from the exons ATGCCTGGAATAGTGGTTTTCGGACGGCGGTGGGGGATCGCCAGTGACGACCTTGTTTTCCCCGGCTCCTTTGAACTGTGGCTCCGTGTCATTTG GTGGTGTGGCACCATGGTCTTGTTCACTTATCACAAGGGTAATTTTGATTGCAATGGAGGAGGGATCTTACACACTTACCTGGTTGGACTGCTGGTTGTTCTGGCACTCATCATCCTGTCACTGTGTGCCATCGTCTATGTCAGTGCCCAAG GTACCATTACGAACCCCGGCCCACGGCGTTCCATGCCTGCGCTGGTCTACCTGCGAGCTCTTCTCTACATCCCTGAGCTGGTTTGGGCCTGTCTGGGAGCTGTCTGGGTGTCTGATGAAAGTCGGGGTTGTGATCCTGCCACAGTGGGTTCTGTCATCGCTGCGGTAGTTACCag CTGgatcatcctgctgttcacgGGGTTGGGAGTAGTTTTCGTCTTCGATCCGTTGGGCAGCCCCCGTCCTCAGCAGGCTGCCACGGAGCCGCTGGGAGTGCGAGACATGGAGAGCAGCGAGGGCACCCAGTTCCTGTCCACTGCCCGCTCCCTGGCTGTGAAGGTGTGGGAGAGCCGGATCCGGCTCCTGTGCTGCTGTCTGCCGCAGGATGAAAGCCACCGAGCTGCCTTCTCCAGCATCGCGCAGCTCTTCAGCAACTTCTTCTCT GATACAGACCTGGTTCCCAGTGACATAGCAGCTGGTTTGGCTCTGCTCCATCAGGAGCAGGATAAGATGGAGCTGAGCAGAGACCCAGACGTCATTGTTACTCACAGCCCTTCTTCTCCAATT GGACAAGATCTGGAGATTGAGTTGGAGAAAGCGGCACACTGCATGCAGTTTGCTGCAGCAGCTTACGGCTGGCCGTTGTACATTTACTCCAACCCCCTCACTGGACCCTGCAAGCTCAGTGGAGACTG ctgcaggaGTCGGGCTGCTGAGTACGACATCGTCGGGGGAGACCACCTTGGCTGCCACTTCTCATCCATTCTGCAGAGCACTGGTTTGCAGTACAGAGACTTTATCCATGTCAGCTTCCACAACCAG ATCTATGAGATCCCATTTTTTGTGGCTCTGGATCATAAGAGGGAGGCTGTTCTAGTAGCTGTAAGAGGGACACTTTCACTGAAG GATGCCCTGACAGACCTGTCTGCTGAATGTGAGAATCTGCCTGTAGATGGAGTTTCTGGAGCCTCCTACGCTCATAAG GGTATGTGCCAGGCAGCAGGCTACATCTACAAAAAGCTGGTCAACGATGGCATCTTGAACCAGGCATTCTCCATTGCACCG GAGTACAAACTTGTCATCACTGGCCACAGTTTGGGGGCTGGCACAGCTTCACTGTTGGCTATCCTCCTGCGAAATTCCTTCCCCACCCTGCAGTGCTACTCATTCTCTCCACCAGGGGGACTCCTGAG TAAAGCTTTAGCTGATTACTCCAAGAGCTTCGTGGTGTCGGTTGTTCTGGGAAAGGATCTGGTTCCCAG ACTGAGCATTCCCAACATGGAGGATCTGAAGAGACGGATACTTAAAATGGTTTCAAACTGCAACAAGCCAAAA TACCGCATCCTGCTGCAGGGCTGTTGGTATGAGCTGTTCGGAGGAGACCCGGACGATTTTCCCACCGAGATGGAAAACAGGAGGGAGGAGCAGCTCAGCCAGCCGCTGCTGGGGGAGGAGTCCCTGATGATTCGCCACTCGTCGTCCTATCAGAGCCTGGCGTCGGATGACTCACCCGCCCACACAGCTGCGCACCTGCCTCTCTTCCTACCTGGACGTGTCCTGCACATCACAGAAGACGGGCCGTCACGGAG
- the LOC121632889 gene encoding cerebellar degeneration-related protein 2-like, translating into MLSSGRMEEFVTEEEEPWYDQQDLEQDLHLAAELGKTLLERNKELEDSLQQMYITNEEQVQEIEYLTKQLEVLRDMNEQHAKVYEQLDGTARELEHTNHALVMDSKASQQKIERLTGTIDALQNQVDSLSGQVDQLHSMEQLRVKREKRERRKTIHSFPCLRELCTAPSYEDEFVVGRAESFTVEAKRQPFEEENQHLREAVSALRAAVRTERGRREGVERECNLLIAEFSRLQTRVQDAESCQARVRELEVELQELQQLRRARTFLLSSEDDGVALTQTVLSITPETDTFLEEEVVETGGGVREESEGGGGVGGEALPDSSPVRKSCSDTALNAIVARDASGRRRGSYALHANSVRKRGMSILREVDEQYHALLEKYEELLGKCRRHEESLCHASVQTSRPVSRDPSMKDCAMGPTPVPPPTPTQSPSTPEAIESISKHVEAVDKRLGQNTPEYKALFKEIFSRIQKTKMDIKATKAAKASKSGKSGKSGKSSKH; encoded by the exons ATGCTAAGCTCAGGGAGAATGGAGGAATTCGTAACCGAAGAGGAAGAGCCGTGGTACGACCAGCAGGACCTGGAGCAGG ATCTCCACCTGGCAGCAGAGCTTGGAAAGACTCTACTGGAGAGGAACAAAGAGCTGGAGGACTCTCTGCAGCAGATGTACATCACTAATGAAGAGCAAGTGCAAGAGATTGAG TACCTGACAAAGCAGCTGGAGGTTCTTCGGGATATGAACGAGCAACATGCCAAAGTGTACGAGCAACTGGACGGCACAGCCAGAGAGTTGGAACATACCAACCATGCTTTGGTAATGGACAGCAAAGCCTCGCAGCAAAAGATTGAAAG GTTGACGGGGACGATTGATGCTTTGCAGAACCAGGTAGATTCTCTGTCAGGGCAGGTGGACCAGCTTCACTCTATGGAGCAGCTCAGAGTCAAACGGGAGAAGAGGGAGCGTCGTAAAACCATCCACTCATTTCCGTGCTTACGTGAGCTTTGCACAGCACCCAG CTATGAGGATGAGTTTGTGGTGGGCAGGGCGGAGAGCTTTACTGTAGAAGCAAAGCGTCAGCCATTTGAAGAGGAAAACCAGCACCTGAGGGAGGCAGTGTCGGCTCTGCGAGCGGCTGTCCGGACTGAGAGAGGCCGGAGGGAAGGAGTGGAGAGGGAGTGCAACCTCCTGATTGCAGAGTTCTCACGGCTGCAGACACGGGTGCAG GATGCTGAGAGCTGCCAGGCAAGGGTACGGGAGCTGGAGGTGGAGCTGCAGGAGCTGCAGCAACTACGTCGTGCTCGGACTTTCCTGCTGAGTAGCGAGGACGACGGTGTGGCCCTCACCCAGACTGTCCTCAGCATCACACCAGAAACCGACACGTTCCTGGAAGAAGAGGTGGTGGAAACCGGAGGAGGTGTGAGGGAGGAGAGCGAAGGCGGAGGAGGTGTTGGAGGTGAAGCGTTACCTGATTCTAGCCCTGTGAGGAAGAGCTGCAGTGACACGGCTCTCAACGCCATCGTGGCTCGGGATGCGTCAGGCCGTAGAAGGGGAAGCTACGCCCTCCACGCTAACAGTGTGAGGAAGAGAGGGATGTCCATCCTCAGGGAGGTAGACGAGCAGTACCACGCCTTACTAGAGAAATACGAAGAACTGCTGGGGAAGTGCAGGCGCCATGAGGAGAGCCTGTGTCACGCCAGTGTCCAGACTTCCCGGCCTGTCTCCAGAGATCCATCCATGAAGGACTGCGCAATGGGCCCAACTCCAGTGCCTCCCCCCACACCCACCCAGTCACCCTCCACCCCTGAAGCTATTGAGAGCATCAGCAAGCATGTGGAGGCGGTAGATAAGCGCCTGGGGCAGAACACTCCAGAGTACAAAGCCCTCTTTAAAGAGATCTTCTCTCGCATCCAGAAGACAAAGATGGACATCAAAGCTACCAAAGCTGCTAAAGCTAGCAAATCTGGCAAATCTGGTAAATCTGGTAAATCCAGTAAACACTAA
- the mrpl58 gene encoding peptidyl-tRNA hydrolase ICT1, mitochondrial codes for MAAHISRCSYLLFSTACSKVIPRRVELRSVAVGRIYCSFSSRVCYGTRGTDTEDTQVHIPVDRLTVSYSRSSGPGGQHVNKVNTKAEVRFHVHTADWIPEDVREKIFEKNKNRINKAGELLVTSETSRSQQRNLSDCIQKISTIIAEASEKPQEPTAEDVALRAARLEKRNEDRLKQKKKHSAIKSNRRVDFD; via the exons ATGGCGGCACACATTTCACGATGttcttatttactttttagTACAGCATGTAGTAAGGTGATTCCACGGCGTGTTGAACTCAGGAGTGTTGCAGTAGGACGAATTTACTGCTCTTTCTCTTCGAGAGTTTGTTACGGGACACGAGGAACAGACACAGAG GATACTCAAGTGCATATTCCAGTTG aCCGTCTGACGGTGTCGTACAGCAGAAGCAGTGGTCCCGGTGGTCAGCACGTCAATAAAG TCAACACAAAAGCAGAAGTTCGATTCCATGTGCACACAGCAGACTGGATCCCAGAGGATGTTCGGGAAAAAATCTTTGAAAAG AACAAAAACCGCATCAATAAGGCCGGGGAGCTGCTGGTAACATCAGAGACGAGCAGGAGTCAGCAGAGGAACCTCTCCGACTGCATACAAAAGATCTCCACCATCATAGCTGAGGCCAGTGAGAAGCCCCAGGAGCCCACAGCTGAAGACGTCGCTCTGAGGGCAGCCAG GTTAGAGAAGAGGAACGAGGACCGActcaaacagaagaaaaaacactcaGCGATCAAGAGCAATAGACGGGTcgattttgattga